Part of the Equus caballus isolate H_3958 breed thoroughbred chromosome 5, TB-T2T, whole genome shotgun sequence genome is shown below.
ACCCTGAGACATGGGAAGGAATGGCCTGGGGCCCATGCCATACTCTTGCTGAGGGTGCTCACCAAATGGCAGGGGCACCATCTTCTGCTGAGCTGGCAGCATGTCTGCGCCACCTGGGCGTAATTTCATCATCTCCTCAGGGCCCGCCCCAGCCTCTCTCATCTTCTGAGGTATCATCTGAGAGTTAGATCCCATGTTGACGTTTAGACTGACATCTCCTTTCATCCCACTAGGAACCATCCCAAACTCAAGTTCCCGACCAGGGCCCATCTGTGGGGGCATTCCTTTTGGAAAGTCACCCCTGGAAGGACTCAGAGGGCCTTCAACTGGTATTCGAGGGAAAATGGGATTACTCCCAGGCTCCATGTGTCGCTGGGAGCCTGGGATCATCCTATTCATCTCCATGCTGGGCCTGATGCCTTCCATACTCATCCCTGGGGGGAGACCCAGCTGTTTCTCTGCCAGCTGCTGTTGAAACATCTCTTCAGACAATCCTTGGGGGTTTGGGAAGCGTTCCCCTCGGCCAGGACCACTGAAGACACCCTGGCCAGGTGGGAAGTTTCGACCATCTGGGATTTTTGGCACATCATCTGGCCAACTGACTCCGGAAAGACCTGGTCTAGACGCCGGGTTGGGGACATTTGGCCCCTCCATTTCAGAGTTTATCATTCCTGCAAATCCAGGGAGGCGCATCTGGCTCCCTGGAATGTTGGGGTGGGGAGCCATGCCCCTCGGGGGTAGAGAATGTGGCATGTTGATCCCATCAGCAAACGGCTCTGCACCCCCAGGTCCCCAGCCTTCACTGGGAGTCATCTGGTACGGAGGGGGAGGCCCTCGGACCACTCCCCGAGGCCCATGCTGATGGACCATCATGTCCTGGAGGGAGCACTGCTGTACCACCACTTGTtcctgctttctcctcttctcttcatAGAACTCCTGCTGCAGTTTCAGCCAGGCTATCTGCTCAGGGGTCATATGATCCAGATGGTCGGGTCCTATGGGCCCAGACTGGGAGTTCATGGAAGGCGGAACCATTTCATCTGGAGAAAAGGGCATATCTCTATGTCCTTGAGGGCCAAATGGAGCTCCCACATCTGTCCGGGGCCCAGGTCCCTTACCTAGGCTTTGGGATTGAGCCATCATGGCCTGTATTGGCCCTTCTGGTTTTTTCTGAGGTCCGTCTAATACCCCAGTATTCTGCTGGGGTCCCCCACTTTGTCCTCCTGTGAATTCTTTTTCATCAGGAAAAAGCATACGTTGGATATCTCTGAGTGTTTGTAAGGAGCGTTCCCGGTGTTCCAGCTGCTCCTGAGACAGTCCATCGGGGTTCTCTCCCAGCGTGGGGGGCTCTCCACTGGACACTGGTGGAGGCGGGGGTGCTTTGGGATCTGCTGAAGAGCTATTGCTCCCCTGGGAGACAGGGGTCACTGCTCGGTTGTTGGGCGTTGAGTTTGGCCCAGTACCGTCTGGAGGCAGCGGAGTGGAGCTGGCAGGGCTGCCTACAGAAGGAATCAGTTTGTTTTCTACCCCAGGACTCTCCCTGTCCAGGGGCCGTGGGGGTGCGGCAGGCTTGGGTGCTGGTGCCGGAATGGGTGGAGTTGGCTGCAGTCTGCTATTCTGGGAAGAATTCTGGTCCTGGTTGGCTGGAGCTGGGGGCTGCTGTGGGAGAGGTTTCGGATCATTCCGGAGGGCAGATATCTGTGTGTTCTAAagataaatgagattttaaaaaatcattggtAAATTGAATAGAAGGGCAATTAAAAGAGCAAGATATGTTACAAAGGACTTGTCCCAGTCACATAAATCTACACTGACAGTTGCTGTAGAAATTGCTCATGTACAACCCCACTTTGGACATGCagacattttggtttttttcttccactttacTGTCAAATGGCATCCTCTTTCCCTTGCTGAAGATTAGGTTTCAATAACTTTATAAGCATGCCAGGGGAGAGCCACTCTGCCTAAGTGAATACATCTGAGTATTTATTTCGAGGAACAGGTTTGATATCGCATGTCTACTGTGTGTTTCTGATTCAGGGAGAGATTAGTTTCTTGGTATGTGGGAGGCTGTACCTAACACCCTTCTCTTTTCCCCGAAAGCACAACTGGGTATGTAGACTTCTCATTGTCAATCATATGGTCTGATGTTTTCAACTGAAAGAAAAAGTACCTGTCACTTCCAGCTCTGTGCTCTACCAGCCGGAGGCAGCAGGTAAGGCCGTTCCGTGTCAGTGTTGCCTCTGGCATGGTGACTACCACAGACTCCTCTCCTTGAGTTTCCAGGGGGCCTGACATCTCCggtttctgttttcagtttgcGATCACTGATTCCATATTTGATAAGAATTTGTACATTAACTGGAGTAAGATAATCTGCAGGCAGGAAGCGTCTGTGGAGAAATCTGAGGCTATCTAGCTCATGGTGTCTCTTGATCTATTCTTTCCAATAGACAGCAGACTGCCCTTTTTACAGGCTGGGTGATGgccttattattattaattaagtACTCACACTCTACTAAGTCCTGGGTAAAGGCACTCACCTACAAAGGGTGACATGGATGCTGTTAGTGTTTGGAAGAGGGATGTCTATGTTCTAGGTCTAAACCTTGGAACTGCTAAAGGGACTGAAGAAGGGAGGGTACTGAAGACAAAAGGGCTCAGCCTACAACCTCCATCTCAGGGATCTTTCACCAGCCTGCAGGGAGCTGCGTGATCCCTTTTTGGGTCCTACCCTGTTCATTTGCTCCTACTTGTTCACTTAATCCAGTCTGTATTTCCAGACCTATAGGGCTCTCACTTACCTCCCCACCTACTCTCCGGAAAGTTTACCTGTGTACAAATTTGTACACGAATCATTATATGTATCCCTGCATAGGAACAGTCTGTTGCATGAACACAAAGATGTATCTTTGAGGATTCACATTTGGTGAATACGGATATGTTTCACTTGCAGGCATCCAAGCACATATGTCTGCAGGCAGAGATGGGTGTGCGTAGGACTGGCTGAACCTGTATGACTCTGAATAGTCAAGCTGTCTTCTGTGTCCCTGACCTCTTAGCTGGAGTGTGGAGGTCACCTTAATTTTCCTTCCAGTGCCATTTGAAGTTTGGTTTTGTTGGTCAGATTCTGTCTGTTTGGCGGGGGTGCGCACTGATTTCATATAAGGTGAGCATGACagaagaaaacagtttggtactACCCTTTTAATTTTAGATTTGGAGCAATGGTGATTTGTCTAGTCCCAGTTCCCTCCTTAactcattttctgatttcattttagtACCAGAGAAGGCGCAGGTGAAAACTGAATTAAGATTTGTCATTAAGTCAATAAAATGTTGGTTTGAGTTGCAATGTACCCTGTGCATTCCAggacaataaaatttttaaatatacatattctttacatacaaattaaaatatatatacattttaaatattatatagatCCATCCCCTACCCTTGAGTAGCGGAGATGTAGGAGGAATGTGAAATTCCTTTTCTAAGTCTTGGGAAGCCCAAGCTCTGCTATGTCAACAGAGAAGGACTTTACTGGTACACAACATAGAATGTCATCTAGTTTATCTTGAATTGTCACTTCAGCCATTTATTGTTATTTAACTCTTCCCATGTTTAAGACTCATCCCAGTATTAGATTTTATGCTTCCTCaaagcagggactgtgtcttgaACCTCTTAGTGTCCCCACAGCATTCAGTGCAATGCCTTGACAATGCCAGACCCAAGAAGTACCTTTGGTTCAATTTGAAACATTACATGTATTAAAACAACCATTGTGTGATTTTTCTAATGTAGTTTATAGAGTAAGTAGGAGATTAAGTTCCAAATAGGAAATAGACTAACATTTATTATAATCTTAGAAATACCAAGCTATTAAAAGCATTCAATGGTCCCctcaatttgaaataaataagaatCATTTTGAAAGTCACTGACTCTCTAATTATGGTATTATCAGCATGTACTCCAGTACTGTAGTTTTGgttgttacttttttctctgttcttcaacTCAAGATTGTTTGTTAGTTTCTTAAAACCTGCTCGGTACACAGGGTCTGAATTCAGATTCTCCCAGAGATGGTTACACGAAGAAAATCCTAAGATATCTATATAactccttttttattttgcaCCCTTTCCCTCCTAGTAATTCATCAACAAGCAGCATGCTAGTAGAAAAGACCAGTACAGTGTAATATGCCCAAAGCTACACAATGCAAGAATTAGGTTAAAGGCCCAGAATGTAGCTCACCCATCAAGACTATCTCCCTGTCAATGAAATTCACCTTCTCCCATCCTTACAGTCACCATAGAACCTTTAAACCATTATGCCATTTCCAAAATGACGTACCAGAGGGGCTGTACTTCTCTCTGTCTTGCTGTTGGAGATGTTCTGGATGTGGAAAGAGACAATAGTTTCAACCTGGCCCTTCAATACAGCTTCTGCAGCTCTGCAAAGACGGAAGAGATGCACACACTCAGACTTGTTGCTATCTCATTAACTGTAATTCCAAAGCATTTAACCCCAGACTGAACTtataagagagaggaagaaatgtaAAGAACCACCAGAAATACTGAAcgagaagaaattaagagaaacagGTTTTCATCATTTGTGTCTATCATTTACCATCAAActtctgaaatgaaaagataGCCATTAGCAAATCTCAAaagaggcattaaaaaaaaaccccaagattTTCCCCCTCAAACCAATCCACCGTGGTTGGTGTTTTATAGAGAATCCTGGTTCAAAATCCCAGCCTGAGAAGAGTGAACACAAAACCTCACAACATCTAATGATAATCTAAGGATGTCATGATTCACTCCGTATCTTAACTGAAAATTCTGAAGTGAGGAAAAATGTCAGAGAACTGTATGCAGGgtattcatattttataaacaaataaataagtaaaaatccatagatccatccatccaccaaaaACATACATACCAAAATATTCACAGTAGGTACCTCTGTGAATTccagagattttttctttttatttatattttctaattattctaAAATAGACATGTAAAAAAGAACACTAAGttgtcatttaaaaagtattaagtTGCAGAAAAGTGTGCATTGTGCAGTCAATCCCTTTTGTAtgtaaaaaagatatatatgtatatttgtataagCACACAAAGTTTCCAGAAGGAAAGCCAAGGAAGTATCATCAGTGGTTGGCTCTGAGGAGTGAGGGTGGGgaggttttatattttattttacctctttCTGTACTGTTAACGTTAAGTGATAATAATACAAGCGGGCAATGGGAATAAGAACTTAGGTGCCCAAACACATGAGCCATGCCAACAGCAGGACACAGTCACTGActtacttatttgccatctcagTAGAAAAGACATACACCACTTTGGCGGGAGTCTTCTGAGCAGGTGTGGGATCTGGGGCAGTAGTCTGGCCATGAGAGGGGGTGGAAGACCTGGGCACTGTCGCATTTGACGGGGTCATCGAGTGTGGTGTGTGCTGGGAGTCCTGGGACTTTATGTGGTCAGCAGAATTACATTCTAAAAGAATGAAGAGACTCACGTCATAGAAAGAATAAGACTCTTTCTTCTGCCAGCATTTACAGCATCACAACACAAACCCACCTTGAGAATTTCAAGGAAGAAATACCTTGCTAAGAGGAAACCTCTTCTActcataaaaattcaaatacGCTTCTCCCTAAATGACTTGTTAGAAAGCActcttcccccacctcctcactGCTCTATTACGCGTCCCTCAGGTATGAGTGTACATGTCCCTCCTTTCTGCAAACCTTTGGAGAACCTCCTGGGCTAGACTGGATGTCCCTGCTGGTTGAACCCATAGCCCCCTACTTCTCTTACTTCAGCATTTATCAAACTTTATTGCAATTGTTCAGTGATCTGCTGTCTAGGAGTATTCAAATCCTCGAGGACAGCAACTGTATTTGTCCTGCTGACCACGGCACCCCcggcacccagcacagtgctggcacTCAAGACAGGCCTCCCACCAACACCTGAGGAAGCAAGGAGGGGGCACAACCACCCaggttttcatttctaatttgggCTGGGGAATCACGCTTCCACTCCTAGAATACCAACTTTGCATTCTGGCCTACAGTTAAGATTTTTGGACAAGGAGGAGAAAAGCCTAAAACCACAGCCATTGGTCCCATGCTCTTCCTGGCTCACTCCATTCTGGTCTCTACCACATGCAGTTGCTCATTCCTGCCACACTGAAATCAGCTGTGACAAACCTGGACTAGTTCCAGGGCTTCCTCCTGTGTCTACCACTCTGGCAACCAAACAGCACAAAACTTGTCTTAGAGGATTAATCTGATGGAGAAGACGCCAGAAAAACTGCTCCAGTGTGCACCACTGGCATAGACAAACTGGAGCTACTGGCTTGATACTGAAGTACAAATAGCACAGAGGCCAGAAACATCCATGAGAACATGGTTAAGGCTGTGGAACATCCCACGACCCCTAAAACACTTGTATCCACAAAAGGAATAACTCCTCAACAAGGTGGTTCCAAACTATTCTTTGGTtagtggggaaaggagaggaaatagtTCCATCTTAAACTGTGAGAACTCCTGCATCTGATACCTACTCTCCCCACTTGGCTGCTATTAGGCTCTCCAGCATCCACCAATGCAGAGGCCTTCCCTCAGGCGTACCTACTTCCCTCTGAGTCTCAAAGATCTTATAGACATACCTTTAATGTCAGAGTCATCGTTTGGAGTCCCAGGATCTCTCTGATCAAAGGAGTCGGCGGAAATACTTCGCTCCCTTTTCCCCTTGCCCTTGGCACCATTTCCAGCCCCATTCTTCAGCCCCATGCTCCCACCTGGGCCAGGGAGTGCTTTAGGGGTATGGCCCCCACTCTTGGAGTCACAGGGGGATGGCTGGGATTGGCTGGCTGAGCCCCCCTGTTTACCCTGATTGGAGAATTTGGAATCCAGCTGGGGGTTTCCAGATGGGGACATCACTGTAGGGGGACGGACCATCACCTCCTGCTTTGACTTAGGGCTACTAAAAGAGACAAATAACAAAGGGAGATCAGACACTGGATATAGCTGGTCAGCACAAACCAGGCAGAAGCAGTTTCTATCGTGGGTCAAGGAGACCTGGAAGACTATGGAACCATCCCACATTTCACCTCAGCCCCTTGCCTGttccccccccacccctgctcccatCTCAGAGCTATTGACAGAGAGGAAGATCAAGCAGAGTGGCCTGCCAGGTCTCGGGAACCCTAGAGTCACATGGGGAACCATCTCTAGGGCTTCTGTCAATAAAGGACAACGGTTTCTATGTACATGGAGAAGTGACTCTCACACTAAGACTAGCTCAGAGTAAACAAACAGGCATCGTTAAGATCAAAATACTACCCATTCCCCTGGCTGATGACAAGGAACAGCTGTAACGAGAGCCTGGCTTCCCTGCTGGAAAACACAAGCAGGTCCAGGAGAGCATGAGGAAACTGCTGGTGAGTGGAGGTTAAGGAAACCCTCCAGGATATGAATCCCCCAACAAGCAGGGTCACACCAGAGCAGAGACACTAACCACTGCccccaggggaggaggaaaaaattcttttaaaacgTCAACTTAAACAATGCAGAACGGAGGAAAAAGCTTTCCAGTGGGAGTCCAGGGGCTGGTGTTTTAGTTCTAGGACCTCAGGCCTCCTCACTGTTccaggcctcggtttcctcatttgcCAAGTTTAGCACATTGTACTGGGTGGTCTTTCAGGGGTGGGAAAGAGGAGTGCTCAGGGAATGACAGACAAAAGAACAACAAAGGAAAACGCTAACACAAACTCTGGTGGCACTACAGCCTGTTTGCTATTCTATTACTATTTActtgtctattttctcttcttttccccatttGGGTCTCATTTGCCTCTAATTCAAGATATTGTTCCACCAATGAGGGTTCATGGTCCACCTATGACACCCCCAGGGGCAGCTGGAGCAGGCCCTAGCACTTACCTCTGTGTGTTTCCTGACGGAGAGTTCCTCACTTTAGGGTTACTGGAATGCATTGATTGAAATCCTGAGCTTGCAGTCACAAACAGGGACAGCTCACCGAGTTCCTCTCAGGCTGCAGCAGAAACAGCTGCTCAGGGCAGTGGCAGCAGGTGCGTCCCTTAGCGCTGGCCACCTGTAtgcctttttcctctttgtttttctctgctgtGGAAGTGGGTCCTTTCCCCTTGTGGCTCCAGCATTCTCTGGGTGTGTGCCTCCTGCTGCCAAAGGAAAATCTCGCATCTCCAGGGCACACTACAGGAAAAGGCCACCCAAAAAAAGTTGGGAGCAAAAACACAGAGATATAAAACACCCTTACAACAGGATCACGGTTAAAGCACTAGCCAGCACGACAATGCAGCAGCTAGATCATTCCTCAGCTTCCATCAGGGTTAAAGGAAAGGGTGATGTTCACATTCTGGCCAAAAGGCACTGGTGCTAAAGCAGCTGAAGAGTGACTAAGACTTTCTGCCACGCACATAAGCCTCCCACCCAAGCATCATGTACCAGGCATCTGTAAGCAGACGAGAGGCACGTTTTTATCTGCAGCCATATATTCTCCCTCACATTTCTCTACTTCCGAACACAAAACCCTCAAAAACTtgagtttctctttttccaaaacAATGCTTTGAAACCACCAGGTACTCCAAATCCATAGCAACTATCTGGTGTTTCACCTCTGATGGCTAACAGTGGCATTGAAATGAAACCAGCCCATCCCAATATCAAACCATGAAACAAACTCATCTATGTTTATATTCTCAGGGCCTCAGGGTGGGGAGACATTAAAGGAGGTACTTCTGAAATCAACTACTGAGCCAATACCAAATATAATCAGTTCTGCCCCCTGACTGCTATGATCTTTCTATTAAATTATGCGGAGTATGTGTCTTGCATTCTCACTGCTTAATGACAAGGACTGTAGGCATGGGTAAGCATGGGAACGATCCATAAAGTTGAAGGTGAAAGAACATCTTTGAAGGCTAAGATATTTTTTGAGCCAATCTGCAAGGCCAATTTGAAGCATAAAGGTCAAGAAAACATTCCCAAACCTAGCTAGGGAACAAATGAGGAAGCCCTTGATTTAGGGAGGCCTGGACTAGTTCAGGGAAAACCAGACATACTTTCAGTCACTGCTCCTTCCAGGGCAGTTCCAACATGGTTTTCTTGTGACCACTgtcccctcacctccctcccaccttctggTATCTTCCCGATGGCTACAGGACTGAAGGAAGAGGACATCAGACACAGGATTAGTGGCTAAAGAATCAAAGGGAGTTAGAAGCTGTTACAGCTTACATCAACTTTGAGAGACTTGAGAACTGGACTAAAATTGGGAGGAAGAGTTATATTCTAGTTTTGACAGAGAATGATTATTGTCAAGTGTTAAATGTCTATTTCTTCATTTAGAAATTTGCAATAGTCCCAGCTATTTTACCTGAGACACTGAAAGGAATTTATGGACGTTCTGAGTGCACAcaattacatttttctctttttaaataaaaaagtcaggaaaaagaaCTAGAATAAAATGTTATGGAATGTTTCTATGCTGACCTGAGGAGAAAGCTCCCTAAAAAACATTTTGGTCTTGATTATATTTAAGGTGGTATTTTTATCCCACACCacctgtggtttttttttttttttcccagtttagACCATAAAATTGATTGTGGTTGTCAAGTTTGACATACACGATCATAAACCATTTTGCAACCTCTCTAAACATGAGGAATCACTGGTAAAACAGAAGCAGCAAATGAATCTTGTGTGGACAAAGCCATCAGAAAACATTtacctcaggaaaagaaaagcagctaCCATCTATACAGTCCCCTTCTGCAACTTCTTCTGGTACTTTCTGCCTGCATCACACATTCTAGCACTCAATCATGTTGGAGTAAATAGTCCTACTCATATATTTTATCTCCCAATGAAGACTACATTCTTTGATGACAAGAACCTTGCTTTAAAGTTCTTTGGTTTTTCCAAAATGCTCAGCACGAAGTACTAAAATGTGGTTGGATCCTCAGTGACTTATTCAGCTTCTCCCAGAAAAGAAACACCTGGCATGTGTGGTGTACTCATCTTCCAAAGGATCTCAAAACACactacaaatatcaaatcacttCAGATGCCAGGCCTTTCTCATGAGCTGGTAGCAAAGATTATTTCTAGTAATAATACTATGAAcataaaacacttttattttcaaagtacttCTACATACAGTTTCTCATTCTCACACTTTGTCCAAGCTTGATCAACAGGCATTATTACAGATGAATGGAGGGAGCACAGGCACGTGGATGGCTTCTCCCAGGCTTCCAGTCAGTGCTCTCTGACCCTGCTCTTTCCCCTAAGCCACCTCCTTACCATTACTTTACACGTAGAGAGACAACACAGAAGGCTGTAACAAGCATGTGGGCTCCCCTAGTGACAGAGAATCAAACCCAGGTTTTTCAACCCCAGCCATTACATATCAAGTGCTAAGCACTCAGGTTAACTATTACTATGACCACTACTATTCTCTAGCAAGCTCCCTCGCCTATCTGCCTAATGTCATTTTGTACCTTCTCCAACTGTCACCTGCCTCCCTGCCTAATTCAAGGCAGTTGTTGAAATCAGTCACCCTAGCTTTAGCCTTTCTGACCTTAAAACAACTGAGCAAAAAAATCTGCCAAGTATCTTATCATATAgtcccaaagaataaaattaggCTCTTTAGCCCCTACGCTTGCAGGCTAATGCTGAACTGTTTACCTTTAAGGACTGGAAAAGATCTTCCACAGAATGGTTAACTATAGCTAGAGATAGATTTTCCCCCCCAATACAGCTAAATCTCCTAACTGCTTAGATCTATTTATataatgtttctctcttttctgaaataatACTTAAAACTATGTGTCCAGCACTCTTCTAAGCACTATCCATACCTATTAACTCATTCACAACCCCTAAAGGCAAGCACCTCtactatccctattttacagatgtggaaactgaggctctgaaatgttaagtaattttcccaagtaAGTTGAGTCAGACcccagtaagtggtagagctggtgCTGGGCCAGCACTCTGACTGTGCTCTTCATCACTGTAGTGCCTGTCAGAGTAGGAACATGGTGGACAAGGTGAGCTAGTACATATCAAGTGCTAAGCACTTGGGTTAACTATTACTATGACCACTACTATTCTCTAGCAAGCTCACTCACCTGTCTGCCTAATGTCATTTCatactttctccatctccaacaaccacctgcctccctctctcctcacttcCAGGGCATGGTCCGGCCCAGGAATTAACAGTAGAGAAATCACCAGGCAGGATGTCCTCACCACCAAATCTGCAAACCTGTTCTTATCAGTAGCtaatccttctttcttctctatttttgaaacagaagaaatagcCCACTTTTCCTCAAAGGTCAGTCCCACCACAGGTGGCCTAGGCCCCATCCCTTCCAGCTTGCTGAGAGCTCTCCTCTCCCCCTTGGCCATCCCTTCTATCTCCTGAGTCTCCTGGGTATTTCCAATCAGCATATAGACATGTTGTAGTATCTtccagcaaataaataaataaacaaatataaataaataaagcaaaacaaaacccagcTCGAGCATTCTATTCCCCTTCAGGGCCAGTTTCTCCTCAGAGTTAACAAGACACAGTCTTCACTCCCTTACTTGCCATCCACCCTTTAACCATTGTAACCCAACTTCCACCCACAGATCACAGAAACTGCTATTTTTGCTAAGGTCATCCCTGGCCATTTTTCTAACCCCATCTTACTCTTAGATTTTGCCAGGTAATCACTTCCTTCTTGAAACGCTCTCTTTGTTTCTATAACACCAcgttttcctcctacctctccAGTCACTCTTTCTGCCTCCTTTGCTGGCCCCTTCTCTATCTAATCTTTACAATTTAGAATTCCACAGGACTCTACCCTGGgtcttcttctcttctcattctatgAGTTCTCTCCACGCCAACAACTCCCGAATTTACATCTCCCACTCAGCTTTTGCTCTGCAGACCTGTATACGCAACTGCCAAGTGGACATCTCTCTAGATGTCTCAAACTTAACAAGATCAAACATGAATTCTTCATCTCTACAGAGCCTCCCTCCTGAAAGTACTTTTCCTTCAGTCTTCCACATTTTAGTAAATGGCACCTTCATCCACCCAGCTGCTCACGCCAATAACTTAGGAGTCACTCTTAACACCTCCCTCTCTCACCCCAACCCTTCCatattaagtttgcacgttttgctgaatgaatgaaatctcAGCTTTGGTGTTGCTTCTTCAGAGAGGAAGGCTACCCGAACGCCACCCATCTACATGAAATTCTCCATTATACTCTTTTCATAGCATCCTGTGTTTTCCCTTCACAATATTTTCCATGTTTGTAATTATACATGTAATGACGTGATCATTTGTGTAACATTCATCTCTCTCActagctccttgaaggcagggaccaagACTGATTTGTTCATCCCTGTATTCCTAGCACTTACTACAGTACATGGTatttgctcaaaaaatatttgttgaataaaagttgAAATTTTTCCCGAAGATCATCCTTCTAAGCCAGGCATGCTCTCTAGTGCCATCATCCATCAGTTACTCACCAAAACCCCAAGGGTCACGATACGGCAGTGCTCATCCTGGAGGTGAGGAGTTTGAGGAGTCCAGGAACTCCTTTCTCAAACGTGaccctcacctggaggaggacaaagtaaaggaaaaaaattcttaagtggatttaaaaaagcaataatatTGTTTTCTTACTGAATATCAAGAGAAGAAgagatttcctttttattctagaAATATTAGCTTAAGAGGAAGGTGTCATCTCCCATGTAAACAGAAGCACCTTCCAATTATTAAAGGGCATATTATCCAATCTGTAGATGTTTCAAGGGCCTTGTGACTTTCCCTCCTTCCCAactacacattttattttcagagcTTGGAGAAATACTAAGGgcaaataaaatcaatttttctactttttaaatttctgggcATTTAGTAGGAAAATATGCCTCATTTTTTGCTTCTGTCTATTCCTTATTAGTATAGAGAATTGAGAGCTGACTGTAAaggtgaaaaagacaaaattccagAGACCTTTTTGAATTCACAAAGTGAATAGCATTCACAGTCCCTCCCTACTATCAACTGTAACTGTATATGGCAAGCATGCAGCAAGAAAATTTAGTTTCATATACTTTTGGGGGAATATGGGGCTGAACAACCGGGCCACATGATTTCCTTTGAttaa
Proteins encoded:
- the BCL9 gene encoding B-cell CLL/lymphoma 9 protein isoform X2, with the protein product MHSSNPKVRNSPSGNTQSSPKSKQEVMVRPPTVMSPSGNPQLDSKFSNQGKQGGSASQSQPSPCDSKSGGHTPKALPGPGGSMGLKNGAGNGAKGKGKRERSISADSFDQRDPGTPNDDSDIKECNSADHIKSQDSQHTPHSMTPSNATVPRSSTPSHGQTTAPDPTPAQKTPAKVVYVFSTEMANKAAEAVLKGQVETIVSFHIQNISNSKTERSTAPLNTQISALRNDPKPLPQQPPAPANQDQNSSQNSRLQPTPPIPAPAPKPAAPPRPLDRESPGVENKLIPSVGSPASSTPLPPDGTGPNSTPNNRAVTPVSQGSNSSSADPKAPPPPPVSSGEPPTLGENPDGLSQEQLEHRERSLQTLRDIQRMLFPDEKEFTGGQSGGPQQNTGVLDGPQKKPEGPIQAMMAQSQSLGKGPGPRTDVGAPFGPQGHRDMPFSPDEMVPPSMNSQSGPIGPDHLDHMTPEQIAWLKLQQEFYEEKRRKQEQVVVQQCSLQDMMVHQHGPRGVVRGPPPPYQMTPSEGWGPGGAEPFADGINMPHSLPPRGMAPHPNIPGSQMRLPGFAGMINSEMEGPNVPNPASRPGLSGVSWPDDVPKIPDGRNFPPGQGVFSGPGRGERFPNPQGLSEEMFQQQLAEKQLGLPPGMSMEGIRPSMEMNRMIPGSQRHMEPGSNPIFPRIPVEGPLSPSRGDFPKGMPPQMGPGRELEFGMVPSGMKGDVSLNVNMGSNSQMIPQKMREAGAGPEEMMKLRPGGADMLPAQQKMVPLPFGEHPQQEYGMGPRPFLPMSQGPGSNSGLRNLRESIGPDQRTNSRLSHMPPLPLNPSSNPTSLNTAPPGQRGLGRKPLDISVAGSQVHSPGINPLKSPTMRQVQSPMLGSPSGNLKSPQTPSQLAGMLAGPAAAASIKSPPVLGSAAASPVHLKSPSLPAPSPGWTSSPKPPLQSPGIPPNHKAPLTMASPAMLGSVESGGPPPPTASQSASVNIPGSLPSSTPYTMPPEPTLSQNPLSIMMSRMSKFAMPSSTPLYHDAIKTVASSDDDSPPARSPNLPSMNNMPGPNPVVPMPTLSPMGMTQPLSHSNQMPSPNAMGPSIPPHGVPMGPGLISHNPIMGHGTQEPPMVPQGRMGFPQGFPPVQSPPQQVPFPHNGPSGGQGNFPGGMGFPGEGPLGRPSNLPQSSADAALCKPGGPGAPDSFAVLGNSMPSVFTDPDLQEVIRPGATGIPEFDLSRIIPSEKPSQTLQYFPRGEVPGRKQPQGPGPGFSHMQGMMGEQAPRMGLALPGMGGPGPVGTPDIPLGTAPSMPGHNPMRPPAFLQQGMMGPHHRMMSPAQSTMPGQPTLMSNPAAAVGMIPGKDRGPAGLYTHPGPVGSPGMMMSMQGMMGPQQNIMIPPQMRPRGMAADVGMGGFSQGPGNPGNMMF